One genomic segment of Impatiens glandulifera chromosome 6, dImpGla2.1, whole genome shotgun sequence includes these proteins:
- the LOC124943274 gene encoding cinnamoyl-CoA reductase 1-like, whose protein sequence is MLPFSGQTVCVTGAGGFIASWIVKLLLEKGYTVRGTVRNLDDPKNCYLRELYGAKERLHMFKADLLDYQSLLRAMNGCNGVFHTAFPMNNSREEMELVADEGARNVIKAAAETKVGRVVFTSSIGAVTMDPNRSPNTIVDDSCWSDLQYCKKTNNWYCYGKMVAEKVAWEEAQERRVNLVVINPVVVLGPLLQSNLNPSTGHILRYLNGCNKTYDNEVQSYVHVIDVAKAHILVYETPTSTGRYLCGESVLHRGDVADILAKHFPEYPIPTKCMDYGKSRVKPFKLSNQKLLDLGLVFIPVEQGLYETVKYLQEKGHLPIANGDRLIPIKSLL, encoded by the exons ATGCTTCCATTTTCCGGCCAAACAGTTTGCGTCACCGGTGCCGGAGGATTCATTGCTTCTTGGATAGTGAAATTGTTGTTGGAGAAAGGTTATACAGTGAGAGGAACGGTTAGAAATCTGG ATGATCCAAAGAATTGTTATTTGAGAGAACTATATGGAGCGAAGGAGAGGCTGCACATGTTCAAAGCGGATCTTCTTGATTACCAGAGCTTACTAAGAGCCATGAATGGATGCAATGGTGTATTCCACACTGCATTTCCGATGAATAATTCTCGT GAAGAAATGGAGCTAGTAGCAGATGAAGGAGCTAGGAATGTAATAAAAGCGGCGGCTGAAACAAAAGTAGGTCGAGTTGTGTTCACCTCATCAATTGGTGCCGTGACAATGGATCCAAATCGGTCTCCAAATACTATTGTCGACGATAGTTGTTGGAGTGACCTTCAATATTGCAAGAAGACTAAT aATTGGTATTGTTATGGAAAAATGGTTGCGGAGAAAGTCGCGTGGGAGGAGGCCCAAGAGAGGAGAGTGAACCTAGTGGTTATAAACCCCGTGGTCGTGCTCGGGCCATTGCTTCAATCCAATCTCAACCCGAGCACGGGTCATATCCTCAGGTACTTAAACGGCTGTAACAAGACATATGACAACGAAGTTCAGTCCTATGTGCATGTGATAGATGTTGCCAAGGCCCATATCCTTGTTTACGAGACACCCACATCCACGGGCCGTTACCTTTGTGGAGAGAGCGTTCTTCATCGAGGTGATGTTGCTGATATCCTCGCTAAACACTTCCCCGAATATCCTATTCCAACCAA GTGTATGGATTATGGAAAGTCGAGAGTTAAGCCATTCAAATTGTCGAACCAAAAGCTACTAGACTTGGGGTTAGTGTTCATACCCGTGGAACAAGGCCTATATGAGACCGTCAAGTACTTGCAAGAGAAGGGTCACCTACCCATTGCCAATGGGGATCGCCTAATCCCGATCAAATCCTTGCTTTGA